From one Coffea eugenioides isolate CCC68of chromosome 11, Ceug_1.0, whole genome shotgun sequence genomic stretch:
- the LOC113751337 gene encoding zinc finger protein CONSTANS-LIKE 9 isoform X1 — MEMEKTCEFCLILRPIVYCKADAAHLCLSCDAKVHSANALSNRHTRAIVCESCRYRPSYVQCSDHQMFMCRACDRNQHDLSSQHQRKVMSCYTGCPSAKDFAALWGLDLNELDNDSKSEYQSLPTSSAAVSTGVLTFNNSRQSCSVAGISSVFDVASTTSKLPKVRSRGKDAKAAVHRKNIFHVLEQINDLKRLQLTQGDGKFSFMRSQGEIDMSSFKFDAKRKMHENLDQHLQHALDLGSDLHGSHHENPTTEPFQLAFSQMDGDSFWQCKSPVQSGQLWTQNMQDLGVCDELGCSDDFTMPDVDSTFKNIEELFGGEQELARALLDDNYTTCSSVEKDMSINKSDNGYERSVEDVSASSSVCISYSANVDNDVGSSDFTTTKEHPSIQPSYSALSLSLSRLSAECVDSEPCSSFKRQQLSSNLSDLENAQLECKENNMTRYKEKKKARSVDKQSRYSPRKAKSDVKKLVRDQFVKIRGCESDSVNFSRSF, encoded by the exons ATGGAGATGGAAAAAACTTGTGAATTCTGTTTGATCCTAAGACCAATTGTGTACTGTAAGGCAGATGCAGCACATCTTTGCCTATCCTGTGATGCCAAGGTTCATTCAGCTAATGCTCTTTCCAACCGGCATACACGCGCCATTGTTTGTGAGTCGTGCAGATACCGCCCATCTTATGTTCAGTGTTCAGATCATCAGATGTTTATGTGCCGCGCTTGTGACCGCAACCAACATGATCTCTCTTCCCAACACCAGAGAAAAGTGATGAGTTGTTATACAGGATGCCCTTCTGCTAAAGATTTTGCGGCACTCTGGGGTCTTGACTTGAATGAATTGGATAATGATAGTAAATCTGAATATCAATCTCTTCCCACGTCAAGTGCAGCGGTAAGTACAGGGGTGCTCACTTTCAACAATTCAAGACAGTCTTGCTCAGTGGCAGGCATTTCATCAGTATTTGATGTGGCTTCCACCACCAGTAAGTTACCCAAAGTCCGATCAAGAGGCAAAGACGCTAAG GCTGCTGTCCACAGGAAGAATATTTTCCATGTACTGGAACAGATTAATGACTTAAAAAGGCTTCAACTGACTCAGGGAgatggaaaattttcttttatgaGAAGCCAAGGGGAAATTGATATGTCTTCATTTAAGTTCGACGCAAAAAGGAAGATGCATGAAAATCTTGATCAACATTTGCAGCATGCTCTTGATCTTGGTTCTGATCTTCACGGCAGTCATCACGAGAATCCAACTACTGAACCTTTTCAACTTGCTTTCTCACAGATGGACGGGGACTCCTTCTGGCAGTGTAAAAGTCCAGTACAGAGTGGCCAG CTTTGGACTCAAAATATGCAAGACCTAGGAGTTTGTGATGAGCTAGGATGTTCTGATGATTTTACCATGCCTGATGTGGATTCAACATTCAAAAACATCGAAGAGCTCTTTGGAGGCGAGCAAGAGCTAGCTAGAGCTCTGCTTGATGACAATTATACGACATGCTCCTCTGTAGAGAAGGATATGTCTATTAATAAATCAGACAATGGTTATGAACGATCAGTTGAG GATGTCTCAGCATCTTCTTCAGTTTGCATCTCTTATTCAGCTAATGTTGACAATGATGTTGGCTCTTCTGACTTCACTACAACCAAGGAACATCCTTCAATTCAACCGTCTTATTCAGCATTGTCCCTTTCTCTTTCAAGGCTCAGTGCTGAATGTGTGGACAGTGAACCGTGTTCCAGTTTTAAGAGACAACAACTTTCCAGCAACTTGTCTGATTTGGAGAATGCACAATTAGAATGTAAAGAAAATAACATGACAAGAtataaagaaaagaagaaggcaCGAAG TGTGGACAAGCAATCTCGGTATTCACCTCGAAAAGCTAAATCTGATGTTAAAAAACTGGTGAGGGATCAATTTGTGAAGATACGTGGATGTGAATCTGATTCTGTGAATTTTAGTCGGAGCTTCTGA
- the LOC113751337 gene encoding putative zinc finger protein At1g68190 isoform X2 — protein MFMCRACDRNQHDLSSQHQRKVMSCYTGCPSAKDFAALWGLDLNELDNDSKSEYQSLPTSSAAVSTGVLTFNNSRQSCSVAGISSVFDVASTTSKLPKVRSRGKDAKAAVHRKNIFHVLEQINDLKRLQLTQGDGKFSFMRSQGEIDMSSFKFDAKRKMHENLDQHLQHALDLGSDLHGSHHENPTTEPFQLAFSQMDGDSFWQCKSPVQSGQLWTQNMQDLGVCDELGCSDDFTMPDVDSTFKNIEELFGGEQELARALLDDNYTTCSSVEKDMSINKSDNGYERSVEDVSASSSVCISYSANVDNDVGSSDFTTTKEHPSIQPSYSALSLSLSRLSAECVDSEPCSSFKRQQLSSNLSDLENAQLECKENNMTRYKEKKKARSVDKQSRYSPRKAKSDVKKLVRDQFVKIRGCESDSVNFSRSF, from the exons ATGTTTATGTGCCGCGCTTGTGACCGCAACCAACATGATCTCTCTTCCCAACACCAGAGAAAAGTGATGAGTTGTTATACAGGATGCCCTTCTGCTAAAGATTTTGCGGCACTCTGGGGTCTTGACTTGAATGAATTGGATAATGATAGTAAATCTGAATATCAATCTCTTCCCACGTCAAGTGCAGCGGTAAGTACAGGGGTGCTCACTTTCAACAATTCAAGACAGTCTTGCTCAGTGGCAGGCATTTCATCAGTATTTGATGTGGCTTCCACCACCAGTAAGTTACCCAAAGTCCGATCAAGAGGCAAAGACGCTAAG GCTGCTGTCCACAGGAAGAATATTTTCCATGTACTGGAACAGATTAATGACTTAAAAAGGCTTCAACTGACTCAGGGAgatggaaaattttcttttatgaGAAGCCAAGGGGAAATTGATATGTCTTCATTTAAGTTCGACGCAAAAAGGAAGATGCATGAAAATCTTGATCAACATTTGCAGCATGCTCTTGATCTTGGTTCTGATCTTCACGGCAGTCATCACGAGAATCCAACTACTGAACCTTTTCAACTTGCTTTCTCACAGATGGACGGGGACTCCTTCTGGCAGTGTAAAAGTCCAGTACAGAGTGGCCAG CTTTGGACTCAAAATATGCAAGACCTAGGAGTTTGTGATGAGCTAGGATGTTCTGATGATTTTACCATGCCTGATGTGGATTCAACATTCAAAAACATCGAAGAGCTCTTTGGAGGCGAGCAAGAGCTAGCTAGAGCTCTGCTTGATGACAATTATACGACATGCTCCTCTGTAGAGAAGGATATGTCTATTAATAAATCAGACAATGGTTATGAACGATCAGTTGAG GATGTCTCAGCATCTTCTTCAGTTTGCATCTCTTATTCAGCTAATGTTGACAATGATGTTGGCTCTTCTGACTTCACTACAACCAAGGAACATCCTTCAATTCAACCGTCTTATTCAGCATTGTCCCTTTCTCTTTCAAGGCTCAGTGCTGAATGTGTGGACAGTGAACCGTGTTCCAGTTTTAAGAGACAACAACTTTCCAGCAACTTGTCTGATTTGGAGAATGCACAATTAGAATGTAAAGAAAATAACATGACAAGAtataaagaaaagaagaaggcaCGAAG TGTGGACAAGCAATCTCGGTATTCACCTCGAAAAGCTAAATCTGATGTTAAAAAACTGGTGAGGGATCAATTTGTGAAGATACGTGGATGTGAATCTGATTCTGTGAATTTTAGTCGGAGCTTCTGA